One stretch of Schizosaccharomyces pombe strain 972h- genome assembly, chromosome: III DNA includes these proteins:
- the fah2 gene encoding fatty-acid amide hydrolase has product MTIDWRQIAAKYCAHRDGSIPEPFKIKTLPKDTVLNVTKIPSECGLLTPKEIELTEKYDATALAEMIKDRKVTSVELVTAFCKRAAIAQQLVNCVNELFYEEALARAAELDEYYAKTGSLVGPLHGVPVSVKEHISIKNHTATASFLAKANIIAEKDSDLVATVRKAGAVFYCRTPQPQAIMHLETSSNLTGVTVNPFNRKLTPGGSSGGEGALLGIKASVLGIGSDIGGSIRSPAANNGLFGLRPSTLRLSRKGCQGAVSGQETILGVVGPLGRSVRDMNLFMKACIDSQPWLDDASLLPMPWRSVAPPKTLKVGIMRSDNVVNPQPPVARAMQMAIDQLSKNPDFDLVDVEPLDHKYSWDLISEMYWLDGGKVYYDLFNKVGEPILPLTEWIMHQPNVKPHDITAVWKLTAARDEYRNRYLKHLQAYGVDVLLTPVGPSPAPKLGEAKYWTYTSVWNLLDLPAVVFPVTTVDPKLDVKDESYIPMNEQDAANYETYSPEDYLDAPVSLQLVGKRWQDEELLAALDKIVSML; this is encoded by the coding sequence ATGACGATCGATTGGAGACAAATTGCTGCCAAATACTGTGCCCATCGAGATGGTAGTATTCCTGaacctttcaaaattaaaacactACCTAAGGATACCGTTTTGAATGTTACCAAAATTCCAAGTGAGTGTGGTCTCCTTACACCGAAGGAGATCGAACTCACTGAAAAATATGATGCGACAGCATTGGCCGAAATGATTAAGGATAGAAAAGTCACGAGTGTGGAGTTAGTCACTGCATTTTGTAAGCGTGCAGCCATTGCTCAACAACTTGTCAATTGTGTGAATGAACTCTTCTACGAGGAAGCTTTAGCTAGGGCCGCTGAGCTTGACGAGTACTATGCAAAGACGGGATCTTTGGTCGGCCCCCTTCATGGAGTGCCAGTTTCGGTGAAAGAGCATATTTCTATCAAAAATCACACTGCTACAGCTAGTTTTCTAGCGAAAGCCAACATTATTGCTGAGAAAGATAGTGATCTAGTTGCCACCGTTCGCAAAGCTGGTGCTGTTTTCTATTGCAGAACCCCCCAGCCTCAAGCTATCATGCATTTGGAAACATCTAGTAACCTTACGGGTGTAACCGTCAACCCTTTCAATCGAAAGCTCACACCAGGTGGTTCCTCTGGCGGAGAAGGTGCTTTGTTAGGCATTAAGGCGTCGGTGCTTGGCATAGGTAGTGATATTGGAGGGTCGATTAGGTCTCCTGCCGCTAACAATGGGCTTTTTGGCCTTCGCCCTAGTACCTTGAGATTATCACGCAAGGGTTGCCAAGGCGCTGTTAGTGGTCAAGAGACCATTCTCGGCGTAGTGGGTCCACTTGGTCGCAGCGTTCGTGACATGAATCTCTTTATGAAAGCTTGTATCGATAGCCAACCTTGGCTTGATGATGCATCGTTGTTACCAATGCCCTGGCGTTCAGTTGCCCCTCCTAAAACGCTCAAAGTTGGTATAATGCGTAGTGACAATGTTGTGAATCCTCAACCGCCTGTTGCTCGAGCCATGCAAATGGCTATTGATCAACTTTCTAAAAATCCCGATTTTGATTTAGTAGATGTAGAACCTTTGGATCACAAATATTCATGGGATCTTATTAGCGAAATGTACTGGCTTGATGGCGGAAAGGTTTATTACGATTTGTTTAACAAGGTGGGAGAACCAATTTTGCCTTTAACTGAATGGATTATGCATCAACCCAATGTTAAACCTCATGACATTACGGCCGTATGGAAATTGACTGCTGCTAGAGATGAATATCGCAATCGTTATTTGAAGCACCTTCAAGCATATGGAGTTGACGTTTTACTGACTCCAGTGGGACCTAGCCCTGCTCCTAAATTAGGGGAGGCAAAATATTGGACATACACATCTGTTTGGAACTTGCTTGATTTGCCTGCCGTAGTATTTCCTGTGACCACTGTTGATCCTAAGCTCGATGTTAAAGATGAGTCATACATACCGATGAATGAACAAGACGCAGCAAATTATGAAACATATTCCCCTGAAGACTATTTGGATGCTCCCGTAAGTTTGCAACTTGTTGGCAAACGTTGGCAAGATGAAGAATTACTGGCTGCCCTTGATAAAATTGTCAGCATGCTCTAG
- the nmd5 gene encoding karyopherin: protein MSLVEHFDATLSADPNTRTKAELSLKQLEKEPSFVLAVLQLLSSQEISLPTQQAAVIYLKNRVSRSWSSIDDAPSPLDIPEEQKALFRQNILPVLLQSPMSTRSHLMAILNIILSTDFPEYWPGFSEYTSNLVHSTERCEVYAGLICFHELAKVYRWRLDDRQRDIGPLVAALFPTILQLGQGLINLEDNDSAEMLRLILKTFKSVIALELPPELLANDMILSWIQLLLAVVQKPLPESLMSLEPEVRQSHVWHKCKKWAYYSLNRIFTRYGEPSSLVGDSANKYRAFAKNFITNVVPNILETYIQQTILWTQGQLWLSPRVLYFLGCFYEECVKPKSTWALLKPHLQLLIGSFVFPQLCMSEEDEELWELDPVEFIHKYIDIYDDFNSADVAASRFLVKLASKRKKYTFMGILSFASDILNQYAASPPNEKNPRQKEGALRMVAAVSNSILSKNSPVAGMMQDFLVAHVMPEFTSPVGYLRSRACEMINRFSEIDWSDKSQLLNAYQAVLNCLQDNDLPVRIQAALALQPLMRHLEVHDVMTAHVPIIMQNLLFLANEVDIDALSSCMEEFVSSFSHELTPFASQLAKQLRNTFVKLMQETMDESTTVDDFDSLVDDKSIAAIGILNTLSTMILSLENTVDVLREIEAILLPMINFVLDNNIFDVYAELFEIIDGCTFASKEISPIMWGVYEKLQKVLKESGIEFVEEATPALSNFITYGGKEFASRPDYIAVMVDIIMQVFNSEHLAVNDRVSACKLTELLMLNYRGLLDQYVPAFIEVAGNLLLVTEKPTSQTYRVFLLEVIINALYYNPSMSLGVLEMHQWTLPFFALWFENIPSFTRVHDKKLSLVAILSVISLGAQQVAVAIQDSWGNIMKVMITLLNTLPEALAARAELEKEYDGETFNLSGSGWNDGIDWEADDDEGVDDFAVEYGGPDLGGEISADVVDDFDEFEHFQGNYLLDEDPLFHTLLDQVDPFSLFQEFMVHLKDNSPVTLQDLVKNLEASEQQSLQRLVTEKPSTLAVASDKT from the exons ATGTCTTTGGTTGAGCATTTCGATGCGACTTTGAGCGCTGATCCCAACACTCGCACTAAGGCCGAACTTTCACTAAAACAGTTAGAAAAAGAGCCCAGTTTTGTTTTGGCGGTTTTACAACTTTTAAGTAGTcaagaaatttctttgcCTACTCAACAGGCAG CcgttatttatttaaaaaatcggGTATCTCGTTCTTGGTCTAGTATCGATGATGCTCCATCACCTTTGGATATTCCGGAAGAGCAAAAAGCTTTGTTCAGGCAAAACATTCTTCCGGTGCTCTTGCAAAGCCCAATGTCGACAAGGTCTCATTTGATGGCGATCCTTAATATCATCTTGTCAACCGATTTCCCCGAATATTGGCCCGGATTCAGCGAATACACTTCTAACCTCGTTCACTCAACCGAACGTTGTGAGGTGTATGCTGGtcttatttgttttcatgAGTTGGCTAAAGTATACCGCTGGCGTTTGGATGACCGTCAACGTGACATTGGTCCGTTAGTCGCAGCACTTTTCCCCACTATTCTTCAACTTGGTCAGGGTCTTATCAATCTTGAAGACAATGATTCAGCCGAAATGCTTCGTCTTATTTTAAAGACATTTAAATCTGTCATTGCCCTTGAGCTTCCTCCGGAGTTACTTGCTAACGATATGATTCTTTCCTGGATCCAGCTTTTATTAGCAGTGGTGCAAAAACCTCTCCCCGAATCTTTGATGTCGCTTGAACCAGAGGTCCGTCAATCTCATGTTTGGcataaatgtaaaaaatgggCGTATTATTCTTTGAATAGAATATTCACTAGATATGGAGAGCCTAGCTCTTTGGTGGGTGATTCTGCAAACAAATACCGTGCTTTTGCAAAGAACTTCATTACAAATGTTGTTCCCAACATTCTGGAGACATACATTCAACAAACTATTCTTTGGACTCAAGGTCAGCTCTGGTTATCTCCCCGtgttttgtattttttggGATGCTTCTATGAAGAGTGTGTGAAGCCAAAGTCCACTTGGGCACTCCTCAAGCCTCATCTTCAACTATTGATTGGCAGCTTTGTGTTTCCTCAATTATGTATGAgcgaagaagatgaagaacTTTGGGAACTTGATCCAGTAGAGTTTATTCACAAATATATTGATATCTATGATGATTTCAATTCTGCTGATGTTGCTGCTTCACGGTTCCTTGTGAAATTAGCATCGAAACGCAAGAAATATACGTTCATGGGTATTCTTTCCTTCGCCAGTGACATCCTGAACCAATACGCCGCTTCACCTcctaatgaaaaaaatcctcGCCAGAAAGAAGGTGCACTTCGTATGGTTGCTGCTGTATCTAATTCCATCCTTTCTAAGAACTCCCCTGTTGCAGGCATGATGCAAGATTTCCTTGTCGCTCACGTTATGCCCGAATTTACTAGCCCAGTTGGTTATTTACGATCTCGAGCTTGTGAAATGATCAATCGGTTTTCAGAAATTGATTGGAGTGATAAATCGCAGCTTTTGAATGCATACCAGGCAGTTTTGAATTGTCTTCAAGATAACGATTTACCTGTGAGAATTCAAGCTGCTTTAGCTTTGCAACCACTTATGCGTCATCTGGAGGTACACGATGTTATGACCGCCCATGTACCCATCATTATGCAAAATCTCCTATTTCTGGCGAATGAAGTTGATATTGATGCTTTATCTTCTTGTATGGAGGAATTTGTAAGTTCTTTTAGTCACGAGTTAACACCTTTTGCTTCACAATTGGCTAAACAACTTCGCAATACCTTCGTCAAGCTTATGCAAGAAACCATGGACGAATCTACTACCGTAGATGATTTTGACTCCTTAGTTGATGATAAATCGATTGCGGCTATTGGCATTTTAAATACTCTCAGTACAATGATTTTAAGTCTCGAGAACACGGTTGATGTCTTACGTGAAATTGAAGCAATCTTACTTCCAATgattaattttgtattaGATAACAACATTTTTGACGTGTATGCAGAGTTGTTTGAAATTATCGATGGTTGCACTTTTGCTTCTAAGGAGATATCCCCTATTATGTGGGGCGTGTATGAAAAGCTTCAAAAGGTGTTGAAAGAGTCTGGCATTGAGTTTGTAGAGGAGGCAACTCCTGCCTTAAGTAACTTTATCACGTATGGTGGAAAGGAATTTGCTTCCCGTCCTGATTATATCGCCGTTATGGTTGATATTATCATGCAAGTTTTTAATAGCGAGCACCTGGCCGTCAATGACCGTGTTTCGGCTTGTAAACTAACCGAACTTTTAATGCTTAATTATCGTGGCCTTTTGGATCAATATGTGCCTGCGTTTATTGAGGTTGCTGGTAATCTCTTACTTGTAACTGAAAAGCCAACTTCTCAAACATACCGCGTATTTTTGTTGGAGGTTATAATCAATGCATTATATTATAACCCATCGATGTCTCTTGGGGTACTTGAAATGCATCAGTGGACTTTACCATTCTTTGCGTTATGGTTTGAAAATATACCTTCGTTTACTCGTGTGCATGATAAAAAGTTGAGTTTGGTAGCTATTTTATCGGTAATTTCACTGGGAGCTCAACAAGTTGCTGTTGCTATCCAAGACTCTTGGGGTAATATAATGAAAGTCATGATAACTCTTTTAAATACACTACCTGAAGCATTAGCTGCTCGCGCGGAATTAGAAAAAGAGTATGACGGTGaaacatttaatttatctGGCTCTGGTTGGAATGATGGCATCGATTGGGAAGCCGATGATGATGAGGGTGTCGATGACTTTGCCGTCGAATATGGGGGACCTGATTTGGGTGGAGAAATCTCGGCTGATGTGGTTGACGATTTTGACGAATTTGAGCATTTCCAAGGAAATTACTTGTTGGACGAGGATCCTCTTTTCCATACTTTGTTAGATCAAGTTGATCCATTTTCACTTTTCCAAGAGTTTATGGTTCATTTAAAGGACAACAGCCCTGTCACATTACAAGATCTTgtcaaaaatttggaagCATCCGAGCAGCAATCCTTACAGAGATTGGTAACTGAAAAACCCTCTACCCTTGCTGTCGCTTCCGATAAAACATGA
- the nse1 gene encoding Smc5-6 complex ubiquitin-protein ligase E3 subunit Nse1 — MEKERQDGLSDKHKFILQYIMCRTAGVDNEQVRELVQEQYGETATVEDVINELNNSLHNFDFKIKRVQDQLDGRLTLHFQNLSGDPVSQMATPYPPVQIELMRKIIEWIMKCDDYQYSLTTLQIQKLSRKEMGLAPSVIESHLHTFERDGWLRQREGIWTFTNHALAELDAYLHNEYESNLYECNACREIVIAGYVCDCGYCLHVYCCKHLAHVNCINCNTPWANATVIGRW, encoded by the exons ATGGAGAAAGAGAGACAAGATGGATTATCTGACAAGCATAAATTCATTCTTCAATATATAATGTGTCGCACAGCTGGTGTTGATAATGAACAAGTTCGTGAACTTGTTCAAGAGCAGTATGGAGAAACGGCAACTGTAGAAGATGtaataaatgaattgaACAATTCTTTGCACAATTTCGATTTTAAGATAAAACGAGTACAGGATCAACTGGATGGAAGATTAACGCTGCACTTTCAGAATTTATCTGGAGACCCAGTATCCCAAATGGCTACTCCTTACCCTCCTGTTCAGATAGAACTTATGAGAAAGATAATCGAATGGATCATGAAGTGTGATGATTACCAATATTCATTAACGACTCTgcaaatccaaaaattatcgagaaaagaaatgggATTGGCACCTAGTGTTATTGAGTCTCACTTACATACGTTTGAACGTGATGGATGGCTAAGACAGAGAGAGGGTATTTGGACATTTACGAATCATGCGTTAGCTGAATTGGATGCTTATTTACACAACGAATACGAGAGCAATTTATACGAATGCAACGCTTGTCGCGAAATTGTAATTGCT GGATATGTATGTGATTGTGGCTACTGCTTGCATGTTTACTGTTGCAAGCATTTAGCTCATGTTAATTGTATAAATTGTAACACGCCATGGGCAAATGCGACCGTTATAGGACGCTGGTAA
- the arp6 gene encoding Swr1 actin-like protein Arp6 encodes MGLPPKTIVLDNGAYHIKAGFAGGKVVEIPNCLTRSKDGNRLFLGNELANCNDFTTLQFRRAHEKGYLVHWSTETAVWDLVMRNVGVMEPSMADYSLLLTQPVFTMPSIEHNTIQLVFEEFQFDAYLPCTPAELIPWDHGSFTMNQEDAYTGQHGECVLVIDSGYSFTHIIPVIDFSVQEQAVKRVDVGGKLLTNYLKEVISYRKYNMMEETYIVNEIKESVCYVSQNFKEDMEICHEKPRSKLEICYALPDYSTGKHGYIVRDINQKIEQQVLNLSNERFMIPELLFSPSDIEIREAGIPEAVMQSVTHFPENIQAMLLENVVTIGGNCKFPGFHKRLSSELRSLAPANWEVKVFEPSDPICFPWKKASHMPLEHWNANKITRSEYSEHGANIMTRKRRI; translated from the exons atggGACTACCCCCTAAAACTATTGTTTTAGACAATGGGGCATACCATATAAAAGCTGGATTTGCAGGTGGAAAAGTTGT TGAAATTCCGAATTGTTTGACGAGATCAAAAGATGGAAACAGATTATTTTTGGGGAATGAATTGGCCAACTGTAACGACTTTACAACTTTACAATTTCGCAGGGCGCATGAAAAG GGGTATTTGGTCCATTGGAGCACAGAAACAGCCGTATGGGACTTGGTAATGCGCAATGTAGGTGTGATGGAACCTAGCATGGCAGACTATTCTTTACTGCTTACACAGCCCGTATTTACAATGCCTTCCATAGAACACAATACTATACAACTCGTGTTTGAGGAATTCCAATTCGATGCTTACCTCCCTTGCACCCCAGCTGAGCTAATTCCTTGGGATCATGGAAGTTTCACAATGAATCAAGAAGATGCGTATACTGGTCAACATGGAGAATGCGTTTTGGTAATTGACTCTGGATATAGCTTTACACACATAATTCCTGTGATTGATTTCTCTGTTCAAGAACAAGCGGTAAAGCGAGTTGATGTGGGAGGGAAATTACTTAcgaattatttaaaagaagtCATCTCATACCGGAAGTACAATATGATGGAAGAAACATACAttgttaatgaaattaaagagTCCGTTTGTTATGTGTCTCAAAACTTCAAGGAGGACATGGAGATATGTCACGAAAAACCACGGTCaaaattggaaatttgTTATGCTTTGCCCGATTACAGCACTGGAAAACATGGATATATTGTTAGAGatattaatcaaaaaatagagCAACAAGTTTTGAATCTTTCAAATGAGAGATTCATGATACCagaattattattttcccCATCTGATATCGAAATACGTGAGGCTGGGATTCCAGAGGCGGTCATGCAAAGTGTCACCCACTTTCCTGAAAATATACAGGCAATGTTGCTTGAAAATGTTGTTACAATAGGAGGAAACTGTAAATTTCCCGGATTTCATAAAAGACTATCATCTGAATTACGGTCGCTGGCACCAGCTAATTGGGAAgttaaagtttttgaacCTTCAGATCCTATTTGCTTTCCATGGAAAAAGGCATCTCATATGCCGTTGGAGCACTGGAATGCGAATAAAATAACTCGTTCTGAGTACTCAGAACATGGAGCAAACATAATGACACGAAAAAGGAgaatataa
- the pex32 gene encoding peroxin Pex32, whose product MIRAHLFSEPDNSKLWAKSTGSDAFDLILKVLLWTAPWYYCLTTLFFTWLIILYPRPTLACSVAAWLFWFTSLDTLEPDDRKNTLKASEAVSTSAKTSEETAKPSETREDGEWNTLKNTLEADAQNLMSGFQMLQRRWSQPKTTTLKTEVKEQQASQSPSVEGENEPAGVKSNEATKPSVTEEKEKNAEQNKRRERLSISHIVTELAKKDEVSSESGSNEIVNAKLKNEQLDSNFTLLDAYLEPLVHLHEYSRRSNTLFFFYLPIVMSILIFCLPTQALFIVLSSVFLAWHSPPLQAVLFCIRRISFFNLLYEKFVIGKTKEPAKPVPQPSSNEPPAPSAENKQPSVSSPEKKESPATHLLKVIGSSPYVVHSNHTNNTLTDKESSDPTEKCLYLIEHQRYWVGVGWLNRTLPTDPPNFTNAGSTDPVAEPTAQLLPPDGLAWIDDKWSISPWTFTDTFWAQPAKTQFRTAFTRSREWRRRYRVAPPAENEKPHTSRTNTASSLSSTSEDQVSTHGSISSAKVTAIPDSNGAEAL is encoded by the coding sequence ATGATTCGCGCACATTTGTTCTCCGAACCAGACAACTCCAAGCTATGGGCAAAGTCCACTGGATCCGATGCCTTTGATTTAATTCTGAAGGTACTGCTTTGGACTGCTCCTTGGTATTATTGCCTAActactcttttttttacttggTTGATCATTTTGTATCCTCGACCAACTCTTGCATGTTCTGTTGCAGCTTGGCTGTTTTGGTTTACTTCTCTGGACACCTTGGAACCGGATGATAGAAAAAATACACTTAAAGCATCTGAAGCAGTAAGCACGAGTGCTAAGACGAGTGAAGAGACTGCTAAACCATCTGAAACTCGAGAAGATGGTGAGTGGAATACGctaaaaaatactttagAGGCCGATGCTCAGAACCTTATGAGTGGATTTCAAATGCTACAAAGACGTTGGTCACAACCGAAAACTACGACACTCAAGACGGAGGTAAAAGAACAACAAGCTTCACAGTCACCGTCTGTAGAAGGCGAGAATGAACCAGCTGGAGTAAAAAGTAATGAAGCTACTAAGCCATCTGtaacagaagaaaaagaaaagaacgCCGAGCAAAATAAGCGTCGTGAAAGATTATCTATCTCGCACATCGTAACTGAACTGGCCAAGAAAGATGAAGTATCAAGTGAATCAGGATCAAACGAGATCGTGAAtgctaaattaaaaaatgagcaACTTGATTCTAATTTCACTCTTTTGGATGCGTATCTTGAACCGCTTGTTCACCTGCACGAATACTCAAGAAGATCTAACActttattcttcttttatttgcCAATAGTTATGtcaattttgatattttgtCTACCTACCCAagctttatttattgtacTATCTAGCGTGTTTTTGGCATGGCATTCACCCCCGCTACAGGctgttttattttgcatTCGGagaatttcattttttaatcttttgtatgaaaaatttgtaatcGGAAAGACGAAGGAACCTGCAAAACCAGTTCCCCAACCCTCTTCCAACGAACCCCCTGCGCCTTCTGCAGAAAATAAACAGCCATCTGTTTCTTCACCCGAAAAGAAGGAGAGTCCTGCCACCCATTTACTAAAGGTTATTGGAAGTAGTCCTTATGTGGTTCATAGTAATCATACCAACAATACATTAACTGACAAAGAGTCTTCTGATCCCACTGAAAAATGCttatatttaattgaaCACCAACGGTATTGGGTTGGCGTAGGCTGGCTGAACCGCACATTACCAACCGATCCTCCAAACTTCACAAATGCTGGATCCACTGATCCTGTTGCAGAGCCCACTGCACAACTGCTGCCTCCCGACGGTCTTGCATGGATTGATGATAAATGGTCAATTAGCCCATGGACTTTTACAGACACATTTTGGGCCCAGCCTGCGAAAACACAATTTCGAACTGCTTTTACAAGATCAAGAGAATGGCGCAGACGCTATCGTGTAGCTCCTCCCGcggaaaatgaaaaaccGCACACCAGCCGAACTAATACTGCTTCATCTCTTTCCAGCACATCTGAAGATCAAGTCAGTACCCATGGATCTATCTCTTCAGCCAAGGTGACTGCTATACCAGATTCTAATGGTGCTGAAGCACTTTAA
- the atd3 gene encoding betaine-aldehyde dehydrogenase Atd3, with product MTIDLNVIQSDIISARRAPENSLFIDGKFVSPIEPAAKPIPLINPATEEIIGTCANASAKDVDSAVENAYNTFRSGIWAKWPGKQRGLVLRKIAKMMREKRELLAGIDTINCGKPTPYALFDIDSCADMFEYYAEVAETDNPTVKVPLPNNPGFCAFEKRFPRGVIGVITPWNFPLKMALWKLVPAIASGNCVVLKPSELAPWSCLEFALICKEAGLPDGVLNVIIGSGKESGAALSCHPKIAYLAFTGSLATGKKIMHAAAENIVPLTLELGGKSPLIICEDADLSLAIPSAAFAIFFNQGEACTAASRLIVHESVADEVLGGLVSEANKLIIGNGLDPQVTLGPVVSKTQFEKIVSYIQSAINEGCKCVVGGLPRSEQKGYFIPPTVFTNVQTHNKIWREEIFGPVLAVKTFHTNEEALELANDSEYGLGSGVFSTNPKTLEFFSNNIEAGMCSLNNYHVVTHELPWIGWKHSGLGVGLSKHGYNEYMRLKQITQYVG from the coding sequence atgACTATAGATTTAAATGTTATACAAAGTGACATTATCTCAGCGCGTCGAGCTCCTGAAAATAGTCTGTTTATAGATGGGAAATTCGTTTCTCCTATCGAGCCAGCTGCGAAGCCCATCCCTTTAATCAATCCAGCAACTGAGGAGATTATTGGCACTTGTGCAAATGCTTCTGCCAAAGATGTCGATTCAGCTGTGGAGAATGCTTACAACACTTTTCGTTCTGGAATATGGGCCAAATGGCCTGGCAAACAACGTGGGTTGGTTTTGAGAAAGATAGCTAAAATGATGAGAGAAAAGCGTGAACTTCTTGCTGGAATAGATACTATTAACTGTGGAAAGCCAACCCCATACGCATTGTTCGATATAGATAGCTGCGCAGACATGTTTGAGTATTATGCTGAAGTGGCAGAAACCGACAACCCTACAGTTAAGGTTCCCTTACCTAACAATCCAGGATTTTGCGCATTTGAAAAACGTTTTCCTAGAGGTGTCATCGGTGTCATTACTCCATGGAATTTCCCTCTGAAAATGGCTTTATGGAAGCTGGTTCCAGCTATTGCAAGCGGTAATTGCGTAGTTTTAAAACCTTCAGAGTTAGCCCCATGGTCATGCCTTGAATTCGCACTGATTTGCAAGGAAGCGGGTTTGCCCGATGGTGTTTTGAATGTTATCATTGGATCTGGTAAAGAGTCGGGAGCTGCACTTAGCTGTCATCCTAAGATTGCCTATCTAGCATTTACAGGATCCTTGGCTACCGGAAAAAAGATTATGCATGCTGCTGCTGAAAATATTGTCCCGTTAACCCTTGAACTTGGGGGTAAGTCACCTCTAATAATTTGTGAAGATGCGGATCTTTCTCTCGCTATTCCTTCTGCAGCCTTTgctattttctttaatcaAGGTGAAGCCTGTACTGCGGCTTCTCGTTTGATCGTTCATGAAAGTGTTGCGGATGAAGTACTTGGCGGCTTAGTGAGTGAAGCTAATAAACTAATAATTGGAAATGGATTGGATCCTCAAGTAACCTTGGGCCCTGTAGTGAGCAAAACCcagtttgaaaaaattgttagCTACATTCAATCAGCTATAAATGAAGGATGTAAATGTGTAGTAGGTGGACTTCCCAGATCTGAACAAAAAGGTTATTTTATTCCACCCACCGTATTTACGAATGTGCAAACTCACAACAAGATTTGGAGAGAGGAAATCTTTGGGCCTGTCTTAGCTGTGAAGACATTCCATACAAATGAGGAAGCATTGGAGTTGGCTAATGACTCTGAATATGGACTTGGTTCCGGTGTTTTTTCTACAAATCCTAAAACCCTTGAATTTTTCAGCAATAACATTGAGGCAGGTATGTGCTCATTAAATAACTATCATGTTGTTACACACGAGCTTCCATGGATTGGATGGAAGCACTCTGGATTAGGTGTTGGCTTATCTAAGCACGGCTACAATGAGTACATGCGTCTCAAACAAATCACTCAGTATGTTGGCTAA
- a CDS encoding N-acetyltransferase, with protein sequence MAAKRVEAKDYKKAAATLVDAFFDDPVCVYLCHTTNEQQFKKLMTEMFEYIVYAHIIRGLVLEVGDFAGISLWMGPGNNMDDWYSILRSGLWRLKYKLDGEGRKRFFNEFLPILNDTKADVLKERDDHSWYLVYVGVSSKEQGKGYLRKLIEPIFNICDQEGLPIYLESSHLHNRPIYEHFGFVYQQSIYLTRDNQKVPLEIMIREPETESKAEQSAKPKAALSKTVSASIAEKVEGSLAVSSTPVC encoded by the coding sequence ATGGCCGCTAAACGAGTTGAAGCTAAGGATTACAAAAAAGCTGCTGCTACTTTAGTAGATGCCTTCTTCGATGACCCTGTCTGCGTCTACCTTTGTCATACTACGAATGAACagcaatttaaaaaattgatgacGGAGATGTTTGAGTATATTGTATATGCGCACATTATTCGCGGCCTTGTTCTGGAAGTCGGCGATTTTGCTGGAATTTCTTTATGGATGGGACCTGGGAATAACATGGATGATTGGTATTCCATTCTTCGTAGTGGTTTATGGCGCCTTAAGTATAAACTAGACGGAGAGGGTCGTAAGCGTTTCTTCAATGAATTTCTTCCTATTCTCAATGACACGAAAGCCGACGTTTTGAAAGAGCGTGATGACCATTCTTGGTATTTGGTCTATGTTGGTGTCAGCAGCAAAGAGCAGGGAAAGGGCTATTTGCGAAAGCTTATTGAGCCTATCTTTAACATCTGCGATCAGGAAGGTCTCCCTATCTATTTAGAGTCGAGCCATCTTCATAATCGTCCAATTTACGAACATTTTGGATTTGTTTACCAACAAAGTATCTACTTAACTCGTGACAACCAAAAGGTTCCTCTTGAGATTATGATTCGTGAACCTGAGACCGAATCCAAGGCTGAACAAAGTGCGAAGCCTAAAGCTGCTCTTAGTAAAACCGTATCTGCTTCGATTGCTGAGAAAGTAGAGGGTTCTCTCGCTGTATCATCTACTCCTGTTTGCTGA
- the hsp10 gene encoding protein Hsp10, with the protein MATKLKSAKSIVPLLDRILVQRIKADTKTASGIFLPEKSVEKLSEGRVISVGKGGYNKEGKLAQPSVAVGDRVLLPAYGGSNIKVGEEEYSLYRDHELLAIIKE; encoded by the coding sequence ATGGCTACCAAACTGAAATCCGCCAAGTCAATCGTGCCTCTTTTGGATCGTATTCTGGTTCAACGTATCAAGGCCGACACCAAAACCGCTTCTGGTATCTTTCTACCTGAGAAGAGCGTTGAAAAGTTATCCGAAGGTCGTGTTATTTCCGTCGGAAAGGGCGGTTATAACAAGGAAGGTAAACTGGCTCAACCCAGCGTAGCCGTTGGTGATCGTGTCTTGCTGCCTGCTTATGGTGGAAGCAACATCAAGGTGGGCGAAGAGGAGTATTCGTTGTACCGTGATCACGAGTTGTTGGCTATCATCAAggaataa